The sequence CGGGGCCGCCAGCCGCAGCCCGCCCCAGGCGATCAGTGCCCCGTACACGGCCCCCACCGGCACCACGAGCCACAGCAGGTCCTCGGAGCCCGAGACGTGCAGGCCGATCGTCAGGGCGATCACCGGGGCGCTCAGCAGCGCCGCCGACACCATGCCGCCGAGGATCGAGATCCAGGCCAGCCCGGCCTGCCCCGGCGCCACGTTCTTGAACGCGCCCTCCTGCGGGACCGAGTACGGGTAGTTCACCGAGGCCACCGCTCCCGTCGCCAGCATCGCGCCCAGCAGCGCGAGCGACAGGCCCATGACCCCCGGCAGCCGCACCCAGTCCTTCAGCAGCGCCGACGTCACCACCGACACGAGCACCGTGTACGGCAGGGTGATCAGCAGCAGCGCGAGCGCCCGCGCCCGCAGTTCGAGGTACGCGTCCCGGGGGGACGAAATCGTCAGGGCCACCATCCAGAACGCGGAGGTGTCCTGTCCGAACTGGTTGTACATCTGGATGCCGAGCATCCCGGCGCAGAAGCACGCGAAGTACACCGAGCCCGTGCCCTGCACCGCGTTGAGCACCGGCACGATCAGCCCGACGGCCAGCGCGGTCACCCACGCGGCCTTGGTCTTCGGGTCCCGTGCCACGTACCGCAGGGTCCGCTGCATCACCGTGCCGGTGCGCCCCTCGGGGAACAGCGCCCACAGGCCTTCGCCGCCCCGGCCGGACTTCTTGCGCTCCGGGTCGGCGGCGGCGACCGTCGAGCCGTCCGGCGCGGTCATCAGCTTCGTCAGGGTGCGCTGCCACAGCCACAGCAGCAGGACGAGCGCGGCGACGGTGAGCAGCAACTGCACGACGGCCCGCCCGTACGCCCCCTGGGATGCGGAGTGCACGGATCCGATCGCCGACGCGGGCGGCAGCCAGCGCACCACGTCCGCCGTCGGGTCGAGCGAGGAGAGGCCGCCCGCCCGGCCGAGGCGTTGCACGCCGAAGTTCACGACCTGGATGCCCACCGCGATGACCAGCCCGCTGAGCACCGCCAGGTCGCGGCCCTTGCGGGAGGTGAGGAGGCGGGAGTTGGCGGTGGTGACACAGCGGGCCAGGGCCACGCAGACGAGCAGGGCCAGCGGGGTGGCCAGGACGGCGAAGACCACCGCGCCCGCCCCGTGGGCCACGGCGGCCACCGAGCCGGCCGCCAGGCACACCGTGAACAGCGGCCCGATGCCGATCAGCGAGGACACCAGCAGCGCGACGATCAGCGGCCGGGGCCGCAGCGGCAGCATGACGAGCCGGGTCGGGTCCAGGGTCTCGTCACCGGCGCCGAGGAACAGCGGCATCACGGCCCAGCCGAGCGCCAGGATCGCGATGAGCAGCACGGTCACGGAGCTCGCGTGGGCGTTGCCGCGCAGCAGGACGAGCCCGAGCACCTGGCCCAGCGCGATCAGCACGGCACCGACGACCGAGGCGATGTAGGCGGCCCGGCGCCCGGCGGACTGGCGCAGCCCGTTGCGCAGGAGGGTCAGCTTGAGCCGGGCGAAGACGGGGACCAGTCCCGTACCGCGGTCCGTGGCGCGCGGACGGGGGCCGGTGCCGGCCGGGGCGTCGAGCACGCTCATCGGGCGCCGCCCAGCCAGTCGAGGGTCTCGCCGGTGTCGCGGTCGCCGGCGCCGACCAGCTCCAGGAAGGCGTTCTGGAGGGAGGGCGCGTCGCCGCGCACCTCGGCCAGGGTGCCCCGGGCCCGGATCGTTCCGGCCGCCATGACGGCCACCCAGTCGCAGAGCGACTCGACCAGTTCCATCACATGGCTGGAGAAGACCACGGTCGCGCCGGAGCCGGTGTAGCGCTCCAGGACCTGGCGGATGGTCTGCGCGGAGACGGGGTCGACGCCCTCGAACGGCTCGTCCAGGAAGAGGACTTCGGGGTTGTGCAGCAGCGCGGCCGCGAGCCCGATCTTCTTCCGCATGCCCGTCGAGTAGTCGATGACCAGCTTGTGCTGGGAGCCCGCCAGGTCCAGCACGTCCAGCAGCTGGGTGGCGCGGCTGTCGACCTCGTGGCCCGGGAGCCCGCGCAACCGCCCGGTGTACGCGAGGAGTTCGCGGCCGGAGAGGCGTTCGAAGAGGCGCAGGCCCTCGGGCAGGACGCCGATCCGGGACTTCACCTCGACCGGATCGCGCCAGACGTCGCGTCCGCCGATCTCGATCCTGCCCTGGTCCGGGCGGAGCAGGCCGGTGACCATGGAGAGCGTGGTGGTCTTGCCCGCCCCGTTGGGGCCGACCAGTCCGATGAACTTGCCGGCCGGCAGCTCCAGGTCGATCCCGGCGACGGCCGTCTGTTCGCCGAATCGTTTCCACAGCCCCTCGACGCGCACCGCGGGCGGTGCCGCCCGCGGTGCGCCGGGCCCGGCGGTCCGGTCCGTTACGTCGTGTTGTGCCTGGTCTGGCATGTGCACGCCTTTCGAAGTCCCCGTACGTACGTGGGGGCCACCCTACGAAAGGCTCTCCCGGACGTCCGCCGCCGCCCGTCCGCAGGCGTAGGCCAGCGGGCTGATCAGCTCCTC comes from Streptomyces sp. Mut1 and encodes:
- a CDS encoding transporter, translated to MSVLDAPAGTGPRPRATDRGTGLVPVFARLKLTLLRNGLRQSAGRRAAYIASVVGAVLIALGQVLGLVLLRGNAHASSVTVLLIAILALGWAVMPLFLGAGDETLDPTRLVMLPLRPRPLIVALLVSSLIGIGPLFTVCLAAGSVAAVAHGAGAVVFAVLATPLALLVCVALARCVTTANSRLLTSRKGRDLAVLSGLVIAVGIQVVNFGVQRLGRAGGLSSLDPTADVVRWLPPASAIGSVHSASQGAYGRAVVQLLLTVAALVLLLWLWQRTLTKLMTAPDGSTVAAADPERKKSGRGGEGLWALFPEGRTGTVMQRTLRYVARDPKTKAAWVTALAVGLIVPVLNAVQGTGSVYFACFCAGMLGIQMYNQFGQDTSAFWMVALTISSPRDAYLELRARALALLLITLPYTVLVSVVTSALLKDWVRLPGVMGLSLALLGAMLATGAVASVNYPYSVPQEGAFKNVAPGQAGLAWISILGGMVSAALLSAPVIALTIGLHVSGSEDLLWLVVPVGAVYGALIAWGGLRLAAPRMAERLPEILGAVSKG
- a CDS encoding ABC transporter ATP-binding protein encodes the protein MPDQAQHDVTDRTAGPGAPRAAPPAVRVEGLWKRFGEQTAVAGIDLELPAGKFIGLVGPNGAGKTTTLSMVTGLLRPDQGRIEIGGRDVWRDPVEVKSRIGVLPEGLRLFERLSGRELLAYTGRLRGLPGHEVDSRATQLLDVLDLAGSQHKLVIDYSTGMRKKIGLAAALLHNPEVLFLDEPFEGVDPVSAQTIRQVLERYTGSGATVVFSSHVMELVESLCDWVAVMAAGTIRARGTLAEVRGDAPSLQNAFLELVGAGDRDTGETLDWLGGAR